The following proteins are co-located in the Enoplosus armatus isolate fEnoArm2 chromosome 8, fEnoArm2.hap1, whole genome shotgun sequence genome:
- the col2a1a gene encoding collagen, type II, alpha 1a isoform X1 produces the protein MFSFVDSRTVLLLVASQVVLLSVVRCQEEDDQEAGGCIQDGQQYNDKDVWKPEPCRICVCDSGAVLCDEIICEEIKECANPIIPSGECCPICPADASAPIETIGAKGQKGEPGDIADVVGPKGPPGPMGPPGEQGIRGEAGAKGDKGNPGPRGRDGEPGTPGNPGPSGPPGPPGLGGNFAAQMAGGFDEKAGGAQMGVMQGPMGPMGPRGPPGPSGAPGPQGFQGAPGEAGEPGPAGSMGPRGPPGPSGKPGSDGEAGKPGKAGERGPAGPQGARGFPGTPGLPGIKGHRGHPGLDGAKGENGAAGAKGESGSAGENGAPGPMGPRGLPGERGRPGAAGAAGARGNDGLPGPAGPPGPVGPAGAPGFPGSPGSKGEAGPTGARGSEGQQGPRGEAGTPGSPGPAGASGNPGTDGIPGAKGSAGASGIAGAPGFPGPRGPPGPQGATGPLGPKGQSGDPGLPGFKGEAGPKGELGPAGPQGAPGPAGEEGKRGARGEPGTAGPLGPPGERGAPGNRGFPGQDGLAGAKGAPGDRGVPGAAGPKGATGDPGRTGESGLPGARGLTGRPGDAGPQGKVGPSGASGEDGRPGPPGPQGARGQPGVMGFPGPKGANGEPGKPGEKGLVGRPGLRGLSGKDGETGASGPSGPAGPAGERGEQGQPGPNGFQGLPGPAGAPGEAGKPGDQGVSGEGGAAGAVGPRGERGFPGERGGAGAQGLQGPRGLPGTPGSDGPKGAIGPAGGAGSQGPPGLQGMPGERGTGGIPGPKGDRGDNGQKGPEGAPGKDGARGLTGPIGPPGPSGPNGAKGETGPSGPTGASGARGAPGDRGEGGPPGPAGFAGPPGADGQPGAKGELGESGQKGDSGAPGPQGPSGAPGPVGPTGVSGSKGARGAQGAAGATGFPGAAGRVGPPGPNGNPGSAGPSGAAGKDGPKGARGDAGLPGRQGDNGLRGPAGTQGEKGEPGEDGPPGADGPSGPQGLAGSRGIVGLPGQRGERGFPGLPGPSGEPGKQGASGSSGDRGPPGPVGPPGLTGPSGETGREGTPGSDGPPGRDGSVGVKGERGNTGPAGAPGAPGSPGAPGPVGPLGKQGDRGESGAQGPAGPSGPAGARGMAGPQGPRGDKGESGETGERGQKGHRGFTGLQGLPGPPGSAGDSGASGPAGPSGAKGPPGPTGPAGKDGSNGQPGPIGPPGPRGRSGETGPAGPPGNAGPPGPPGPPGPGIDMSAFAGLGQTEKSPDPLRYMRADEASSSLRQHDVEVDSTLKSLNNQIENLRSPDGTQKNPARTCRDLKLCHPEWKSGDYWVDPNIGSTADAIKVFCNMETGETCVYPSIAKVPQKNWWTSKSKDRKHVWFGETMNGGFHFSYAQDGPAANAASVQLTFLRLLSTEASQNLTYHCKNSVAYMDQATGNLKKAVLLQGSNDVEIRAEGNSRFTYSVLEDGCKRHTGRWGKTVFEYKTQKTSRLPIVDIAPMDIGGADQEFGVDVGAVCFL, from the exons AGGAGGCAGGTGGCTGCATCCAGGACGGCCAGCAGTATAATGATAAGGATGTGTGGAAGCCCGAGCCGTGTCGTATCTGTGTGTGCGACAGCGGAGCGGTTCTGTGTGATGAGATAATCTGCGAGGAGATCAAAGAGTGTGCCAACCCTATCATCCCATCTGGAGAGTGCTGTCCCATCTGCCCTGCTGATGCCAGTGCCCCCATTg AGACAATTGGCGCTAAG GGCCAGAAAGGTGAACCAGGAGACATTGCAGAT GTTGTAGGACCAAAAGGACCACCAGGCCctatg ggCCCCCCAGGTGAGCAGGGAATACGCGGAGAAGCTGGTGCTAAGGGTGATAAG GGAAATCCTGGACCTCGAGGAAGAGATGGTGAGCCTGGCACCCCTGGAAACCCTGGACCCTCCGGCCCACCTGGACCACCAGGGCTTGGAGGG aacTTTGCTGCTCAGATGGCTGGAGGTTTCGATGAGAAGGCTGGAGGCGCTCAGATGGGTGTGATGCAAGGACCAATG GGTCCTATGGGTCCTCGTGGTCCCCCTGGACCTAGTGGAGCTCCT GGGCCACAGGGTTTCCAAGGTGCCCCTGGAGAGGCTGGAGAGCCTGGTCCAGCT gGATCAATGGGACCTCGTGGACCACCTGGACCTTCTGGAAAACCTGGAAGCGAT GGTGAGGCTGGCAAACCTGGAAAAGCTGGTGAGCGTGGACCTGCAGGGCCTCAG gGAGCTCGTGGATTCCCTGGAACTCCTGGACTTCCTGGAATCAAAGGACACAGA GGCCATCCTGGTCTGGATGGAGCTAAGGGAGAAAATGGTGCTGCAGGAGCCAAG GGTGAGTCTGGTTCTGCCGGAGAGAACGGTGCCCCTGGACCCATG GGTCCACGTGGTCTGCCTGGTGAGAGGGGACGTCccggagctgctggagctgca GGTGCCCGTGGAAATGATGGCTTGCCCGGTCCTGCTGGTCCACCT GGGCCTGTTGGTCCTGCTGGAGCTCCTGGTTTCCCAGGATCTCCAGGATCCAAG GGAGAAGCTGGTCCTACTGGAGCCCGTGGATCTGAAGGACAACAGGGACCCCGCGGAGAGGCCGGTACCCCAGGATCTCCTGGACCTGCTGGAGCATCG GGTAACCCTGGTACTGATGGTATTCCTGGAGCTAAAGGATCTGCT GGTGCGTCTGGTATTGCTGGTGCTCCTGGATTCCCAGGCCCCCGTGGCCCACCTGGACCACAGGGAGCTACAGGACCTCTGGGGCCAAAGGGACAGTCT GGAGACCCTGGTCTTCCTGGATTCAAAGGTGAAGCTGGACCCAAGGGAGAGCTT GGCCCCGCTGGTCCTCAAGGTGCCCCTGGCCCTGCTGgtgaagaaggaaagagaggtgCCAGAGGAGAGCCTGGAACTGCTGGACCACTTGGACCTCCAGGAGAGAGA GGAGCTCCTGGTAACCGTGGATTCCCAGGTCAGGATGGTCTTGCTGGTGCTAAG GGTGCCCCTGGTGACCGTGGTGTTCCTGGTGCTGCTGGGCCTAAAGGTGCTACTGGAGACCCTGGACGCACAGGAGAGTCTGGCCTCCCCGGAGCCAGA GGTCTTACTGGTCGTCCCGGAGATGCTGGTCCTCAAGGCAAAGTGGGACCCTCT GGTGCCTCTGGTGAGGACGGTCGCCCCGGCCCACCTGGTCCTCAGGGAGCCCGTGGACAGCCAGGAGTGATGGGATTCCCTGGACCAAAGGGAGCCAAT GGTGAACCTGGAAAGCCAGGAGAGAAGGGTCTCGTGGGTCGTCCTGGTCTGAGA GGTCTTTCTGGAAAAGATGGTGAGACTGGTGCTTCTGGACCTTCAGGCCCTGCT GGacctgctggagagagaggagagcaaggaCAGCCTGGACCTAATGGCTTCCAG GGTCTGCCTGGACCAGCTGGTGCCCCAGGAGAGGCTGGAAAACCTGGAGACCAG ggtgTTTCtggagagggtggagctgcTGGTGCTGTTGGACCTAGA GGCGAACGTGGTTTCCCTGGTGAGAGGGGTGGTGCTGGAGCTCAGGGTCTTCAGGGACCTCGTGGACTTCCTGGAACACCTGGGAGTGATGGACCCAAG GGAGCTATTGGACCAGCTGGTGGTGCTGGATCCCAGGGACCCCCTGGCCTGCAGGGTATGCCCGGAGAGAGAGGAACCGGTGGCATCCCAGGACCCAAGGGAGACAGA GGTGACAACGGACAGAAAGGACCTGAGGGAGCTCCTGGAAAGGACGGTGCAAGA gGTTTGACTGGTCCCATTGGTCCTCCTGGCCCATCTGGACCCAATGGTGCCAAG GGTGAGACTGGACCCTCTGGCCCTACTGGTGCTTCTGGTGCTCGTGGTGCTCCT GGTGACCGTGGTGAGGGTGGTCCTCCTGGGCCTGCTGGATTTGCTGGACCCCCT GGTGCAGATGGTCAGCCTGGTGCCAAGGGAGAGCTTGGTGAGTCTGGACAGAAGGGAGATAGTGGTGCTCCTGGACCTCAGGGACCATCTGGGGCTCCTGGACCTGTG GGACCTACTGGAGTATCTGGATCTAAAGGAGCACGTGGTGCTCAGGGAGCTGCT GGTGCTACTGGTTTCCCTGGTGCTGCTGGCAGAGTTGGACCACCTGGCCCTAAT GGTAACCCTGGTTCTGCTGGGCCTTCTGGTGCTGCTGGTAAAGACGGACCAAAGGGAGCTCGTGGTGATGCCGGCCTCCCAGGAAGACAGGGAGACAATGGCCTTCGTGGACCTGCTGGCACacaaggagagaagggagagccTGGAGAGGATGGGCCACCT GGTGCTGATGGGCCTTCAGGTCCTCAGGGTCTGGCTGGATCTCGTGGTATTGTTGGTTTGCCTGGTCAGCGTGGAGAGAGAGGCTTCCCTGGTCTCCCTGGACCTTCT GGAGAACCTGGTAAACAAGGAGCTTCTGGTTCTTCTGGCGACCGCGGACCTCCTGGACCTGTGGGACCCCCTGGACTTACTGGACCTTCTGGAGAAACTGGAAGAGAG GGTACCCCTGGATCAGATGGACCTCCTGGTAGAGACGGATCGGTTGGAGTCAAG GGAGAGCGAGGTAACACTGGCCCTGCTGGCGCCCCTGGAGCCCCCGGTTCTCCTGGTGCCCCCGGACCTGTCGGACCTCTCGGaaaacagggagacagaggagagagt gGTGCTCAAGGACCCGCAGGACCCTCTGGACCCGCTGGCGCTAGAGGAATGGCT GGACCCCAAGGACCACGTGGAGACAAGGGAGAGTCTGGTGAGACTGGAGAGAGGGGACAGAAGGGTCACCGTGGCTTCACTGGTCTGCAGGGTCTTCCTGGACCTCCT GGTTCTGCTGGAGATTCTGGAGCTTCTGGACCTGCAGGACCAAGTGGAGCTAAG GGACCACCCGGACCAACCGGACCTGCTGGCAAAGATGGATCAAATGGACAGCCTGGACCCATTGGACCCCCCGGACCTCGTGGACGTTCTGGAGAAACTGGTCCTGCT GGTCCTCCTGGTAACGCCGGGCCCCCAGGCCCTCCTGGTCCCCCTGGCCCTGGCATCGACATGTCTGCCTTCGCTGGTCTGGGTCAGACTGAGAAGTCCCCTGATCCTCTCAGGTACATGAGGGCTGATGAGGCCTCCAGCTCCCTGAGGCAGCACGACGTGGAGGTCGACTCCACACTCAAGTCCCTCAACAACCAGATCGAGAACCTGCGCAGCCCTGACGGCACCCAGAAGAACCCTGCTCGCACCTGCAGAGACCTGAAACTGTGCCACCCTGAGTGGAAGAGCG GTGACTACTGGGTTGATCCCAACATTGGCAGCACAGCTGATGCCATCAAGGTCTTCTGTAACATGGAGACTGGAGAGACCTGCGTCTACCCAAGCATCGCCAAGGTACCACAGAAGAACTGGTGGACCAGCAAGAGCAAGGACCGCAAACACGTCTGGTTCGGAGAGACCATGAATGGAGGATTCCAC TTCAGCTACGCTCAGGACGGCCCTGCTGCCAACGCTGCCAGCGTCCAGCTGACCTTCTTGAGGCTTCTGTCCACTGAAGCGTCCCAGAATCTCACTTACCACTGCAAGAACAGCGTTGCCTACATGGACCAGGCCACAGGCAATCTGAAGaaggctgtgctgctgcagggctCCAACGATGTGGAGATCCGCGCAGAGGGCAACAGTCGCTTCACATACAGCGTGCTGGAGGATGGCTGCAAG AGACATACAGGCCGGTGGGGCAAGACTGTCTTTGAgtacaaaacacagaaaacctcCCGTCTGCCAATCGTGGACATTGCTCCTATGGACATCGGAGGAGCGGATCAGGAGTTTGGCGTGGATGTAGGCGCAGTCTGCTTCTTGTAA
- the col2a1a gene encoding collagen, type II, alpha 1a isoform X2, with protein MFSFVDSRTVLLLVASQVVLLSVVRCQEEDDQEAGGCIQDGQQYNDKDVWKPEPCRICVCDSGAVLCDEIICEEIKECANPIIPSGECCPICPADAKTIGAKGQKGEPGDIADVVGPKGPPGPMGPPGEQGIRGEAGAKGDKGNPGPRGRDGEPGTPGNPGPSGPPGPPGLGGNFAAQMAGGFDEKAGGAQMGVMQGPMGPMGPRGPPGPSGAPGPQGFQGAPGEAGEPGPAGSMGPRGPPGPSGKPGSDGEAGKPGKAGERGPAGPQGARGFPGTPGLPGIKGHRGHPGLDGAKGENGAAGAKGESGSAGENGAPGPMGPRGLPGERGRPGAAGAAGARGNDGLPGPAGPPGPVGPAGAPGFPGSPGSKGEAGPTGARGSEGQQGPRGEAGTPGSPGPAGASGNPGTDGIPGAKGSAGASGIAGAPGFPGPRGPPGPQGATGPLGPKGQSGDPGLPGFKGEAGPKGELGPAGPQGAPGPAGEEGKRGARGEPGTAGPLGPPGERGAPGNRGFPGQDGLAGAKGAPGDRGVPGAAGPKGATGDPGRTGESGLPGARGLTGRPGDAGPQGKVGPSGASGEDGRPGPPGPQGARGQPGVMGFPGPKGANGEPGKPGEKGLVGRPGLRGLSGKDGETGASGPSGPAGPAGERGEQGQPGPNGFQGLPGPAGAPGEAGKPGDQGVSGEGGAAGAVGPRGERGFPGERGGAGAQGLQGPRGLPGTPGSDGPKGAIGPAGGAGSQGPPGLQGMPGERGTGGIPGPKGDRGDNGQKGPEGAPGKDGARGLTGPIGPPGPSGPNGAKGETGPSGPTGASGARGAPGDRGEGGPPGPAGFAGPPGADGQPGAKGELGESGQKGDSGAPGPQGPSGAPGPVGPTGVSGSKGARGAQGAAGATGFPGAAGRVGPPGPNGNPGSAGPSGAAGKDGPKGARGDAGLPGRQGDNGLRGPAGTQGEKGEPGEDGPPGADGPSGPQGLAGSRGIVGLPGQRGERGFPGLPGPSGEPGKQGASGSSGDRGPPGPVGPPGLTGPSGETGREGTPGSDGPPGRDGSVGVKGERGNTGPAGAPGAPGSPGAPGPVGPLGKQGDRGESGAQGPAGPSGPAGARGMAGPQGPRGDKGESGETGERGQKGHRGFTGLQGLPGPPGSAGDSGASGPAGPSGAKGPPGPTGPAGKDGSNGQPGPIGPPGPRGRSGETGPAGPPGNAGPPGPPGPPGPGIDMSAFAGLGQTEKSPDPLRYMRADEASSSLRQHDVEVDSTLKSLNNQIENLRSPDGTQKNPARTCRDLKLCHPEWKSGDYWVDPNIGSTADAIKVFCNMETGETCVYPSIAKVPQKNWWTSKSKDRKHVWFGETMNGGFHFSYAQDGPAANAASVQLTFLRLLSTEASQNLTYHCKNSVAYMDQATGNLKKAVLLQGSNDVEIRAEGNSRFTYSVLEDGCKRHTGRWGKTVFEYKTQKTSRLPIVDIAPMDIGGADQEFGVDVGAVCFL; from the exons AGGAGGCAGGTGGCTGCATCCAGGACGGCCAGCAGTATAATGATAAGGATGTGTGGAAGCCCGAGCCGTGTCGTATCTGTGTGTGCGACAGCGGAGCGGTTCTGTGTGATGAGATAATCTGCGAGGAGATCAAAGAGTGTGCCAACCCTATCATCCCATCTGGAGAGTGCTGTCCCATCTGCCCTGCTGATGCCA AGACAATTGGCGCTAAG GGCCAGAAAGGTGAACCAGGAGACATTGCAGAT GTTGTAGGACCAAAAGGACCACCAGGCCctatg ggCCCCCCAGGTGAGCAGGGAATACGCGGAGAAGCTGGTGCTAAGGGTGATAAG GGAAATCCTGGACCTCGAGGAAGAGATGGTGAGCCTGGCACCCCTGGAAACCCTGGACCCTCCGGCCCACCTGGACCACCAGGGCTTGGAGGG aacTTTGCTGCTCAGATGGCTGGAGGTTTCGATGAGAAGGCTGGAGGCGCTCAGATGGGTGTGATGCAAGGACCAATG GGTCCTATGGGTCCTCGTGGTCCCCCTGGACCTAGTGGAGCTCCT GGGCCACAGGGTTTCCAAGGTGCCCCTGGAGAGGCTGGAGAGCCTGGTCCAGCT gGATCAATGGGACCTCGTGGACCACCTGGACCTTCTGGAAAACCTGGAAGCGAT GGTGAGGCTGGCAAACCTGGAAAAGCTGGTGAGCGTGGACCTGCAGGGCCTCAG gGAGCTCGTGGATTCCCTGGAACTCCTGGACTTCCTGGAATCAAAGGACACAGA GGCCATCCTGGTCTGGATGGAGCTAAGGGAGAAAATGGTGCTGCAGGAGCCAAG GGTGAGTCTGGTTCTGCCGGAGAGAACGGTGCCCCTGGACCCATG GGTCCACGTGGTCTGCCTGGTGAGAGGGGACGTCccggagctgctggagctgca GGTGCCCGTGGAAATGATGGCTTGCCCGGTCCTGCTGGTCCACCT GGGCCTGTTGGTCCTGCTGGAGCTCCTGGTTTCCCAGGATCTCCAGGATCCAAG GGAGAAGCTGGTCCTACTGGAGCCCGTGGATCTGAAGGACAACAGGGACCCCGCGGAGAGGCCGGTACCCCAGGATCTCCTGGACCTGCTGGAGCATCG GGTAACCCTGGTACTGATGGTATTCCTGGAGCTAAAGGATCTGCT GGTGCGTCTGGTATTGCTGGTGCTCCTGGATTCCCAGGCCCCCGTGGCCCACCTGGACCACAGGGAGCTACAGGACCTCTGGGGCCAAAGGGACAGTCT GGAGACCCTGGTCTTCCTGGATTCAAAGGTGAAGCTGGACCCAAGGGAGAGCTT GGCCCCGCTGGTCCTCAAGGTGCCCCTGGCCCTGCTGgtgaagaaggaaagagaggtgCCAGAGGAGAGCCTGGAACTGCTGGACCACTTGGACCTCCAGGAGAGAGA GGAGCTCCTGGTAACCGTGGATTCCCAGGTCAGGATGGTCTTGCTGGTGCTAAG GGTGCCCCTGGTGACCGTGGTGTTCCTGGTGCTGCTGGGCCTAAAGGTGCTACTGGAGACCCTGGACGCACAGGAGAGTCTGGCCTCCCCGGAGCCAGA GGTCTTACTGGTCGTCCCGGAGATGCTGGTCCTCAAGGCAAAGTGGGACCCTCT GGTGCCTCTGGTGAGGACGGTCGCCCCGGCCCACCTGGTCCTCAGGGAGCCCGTGGACAGCCAGGAGTGATGGGATTCCCTGGACCAAAGGGAGCCAAT GGTGAACCTGGAAAGCCAGGAGAGAAGGGTCTCGTGGGTCGTCCTGGTCTGAGA GGTCTTTCTGGAAAAGATGGTGAGACTGGTGCTTCTGGACCTTCAGGCCCTGCT GGacctgctggagagagaggagagcaaggaCAGCCTGGACCTAATGGCTTCCAG GGTCTGCCTGGACCAGCTGGTGCCCCAGGAGAGGCTGGAAAACCTGGAGACCAG ggtgTTTCtggagagggtggagctgcTGGTGCTGTTGGACCTAGA GGCGAACGTGGTTTCCCTGGTGAGAGGGGTGGTGCTGGAGCTCAGGGTCTTCAGGGACCTCGTGGACTTCCTGGAACACCTGGGAGTGATGGACCCAAG GGAGCTATTGGACCAGCTGGTGGTGCTGGATCCCAGGGACCCCCTGGCCTGCAGGGTATGCCCGGAGAGAGAGGAACCGGTGGCATCCCAGGACCCAAGGGAGACAGA GGTGACAACGGACAGAAAGGACCTGAGGGAGCTCCTGGAAAGGACGGTGCAAGA gGTTTGACTGGTCCCATTGGTCCTCCTGGCCCATCTGGACCCAATGGTGCCAAG GGTGAGACTGGACCCTCTGGCCCTACTGGTGCTTCTGGTGCTCGTGGTGCTCCT GGTGACCGTGGTGAGGGTGGTCCTCCTGGGCCTGCTGGATTTGCTGGACCCCCT GGTGCAGATGGTCAGCCTGGTGCCAAGGGAGAGCTTGGTGAGTCTGGACAGAAGGGAGATAGTGGTGCTCCTGGACCTCAGGGACCATCTGGGGCTCCTGGACCTGTG GGACCTACTGGAGTATCTGGATCTAAAGGAGCACGTGGTGCTCAGGGAGCTGCT GGTGCTACTGGTTTCCCTGGTGCTGCTGGCAGAGTTGGACCACCTGGCCCTAAT GGTAACCCTGGTTCTGCTGGGCCTTCTGGTGCTGCTGGTAAAGACGGACCAAAGGGAGCTCGTGGTGATGCCGGCCTCCCAGGAAGACAGGGAGACAATGGCCTTCGTGGACCTGCTGGCACacaaggagagaagggagagccTGGAGAGGATGGGCCACCT GGTGCTGATGGGCCTTCAGGTCCTCAGGGTCTGGCTGGATCTCGTGGTATTGTTGGTTTGCCTGGTCAGCGTGGAGAGAGAGGCTTCCCTGGTCTCCCTGGACCTTCT GGAGAACCTGGTAAACAAGGAGCTTCTGGTTCTTCTGGCGACCGCGGACCTCCTGGACCTGTGGGACCCCCTGGACTTACTGGACCTTCTGGAGAAACTGGAAGAGAG GGTACCCCTGGATCAGATGGACCTCCTGGTAGAGACGGATCGGTTGGAGTCAAG GGAGAGCGAGGTAACACTGGCCCTGCTGGCGCCCCTGGAGCCCCCGGTTCTCCTGGTGCCCCCGGACCTGTCGGACCTCTCGGaaaacagggagacagaggagagagt gGTGCTCAAGGACCCGCAGGACCCTCTGGACCCGCTGGCGCTAGAGGAATGGCT GGACCCCAAGGACCACGTGGAGACAAGGGAGAGTCTGGTGAGACTGGAGAGAGGGGACAGAAGGGTCACCGTGGCTTCACTGGTCTGCAGGGTCTTCCTGGACCTCCT GGTTCTGCTGGAGATTCTGGAGCTTCTGGACCTGCAGGACCAAGTGGAGCTAAG GGACCACCCGGACCAACCGGACCTGCTGGCAAAGATGGATCAAATGGACAGCCTGGACCCATTGGACCCCCCGGACCTCGTGGACGTTCTGGAGAAACTGGTCCTGCT GGTCCTCCTGGTAACGCCGGGCCCCCAGGCCCTCCTGGTCCCCCTGGCCCTGGCATCGACATGTCTGCCTTCGCTGGTCTGGGTCAGACTGAGAAGTCCCCTGATCCTCTCAGGTACATGAGGGCTGATGAGGCCTCCAGCTCCCTGAGGCAGCACGACGTGGAGGTCGACTCCACACTCAAGTCCCTCAACAACCAGATCGAGAACCTGCGCAGCCCTGACGGCACCCAGAAGAACCCTGCTCGCACCTGCAGAGACCTGAAACTGTGCCACCCTGAGTGGAAGAGCG GTGACTACTGGGTTGATCCCAACATTGGCAGCACAGCTGATGCCATCAAGGTCTTCTGTAACATGGAGACTGGAGAGACCTGCGTCTACCCAAGCATCGCCAAGGTACCACAGAAGAACTGGTGGACCAGCAAGAGCAAGGACCGCAAACACGTCTGGTTCGGAGAGACCATGAATGGAGGATTCCAC TTCAGCTACGCTCAGGACGGCCCTGCTGCCAACGCTGCCAGCGTCCAGCTGACCTTCTTGAGGCTTCTGTCCACTGAAGCGTCCCAGAATCTCACTTACCACTGCAAGAACAGCGTTGCCTACATGGACCAGGCCACAGGCAATCTGAAGaaggctgtgctgctgcagggctCCAACGATGTGGAGATCCGCGCAGAGGGCAACAGTCGCTTCACATACAGCGTGCTGGAGGATGGCTGCAAG AGACATACAGGCCGGTGGGGCAAGACTGTCTTTGAgtacaaaacacagaaaacctcCCGTCTGCCAATCGTGGACATTGCTCCTATGGACATCGGAGGAGCGGATCAGGAGTTTGGCGTGGATGTAGGCGCAGTCTGCTTCTTGTAA